GGTAATTTTACTTTTACTAAAAAACCTTCTGTTGTTAAAGTTTCAAAAGATAATGCTGTTTCATTTGCGGTCAATTTCAAATTGAAAAAAGGAAGTAACGAATATAAGATCAATAGTGACAGCTATTATATTCTAAGAAAAGGATATTACATTTCAATAAATTTTATAGAGCAATTGGGCAAAGAAGATAATTCAGAATTATTCAAAACTTTAATAGGAAGTATAATCTCGGGAAATTAATAATGTCGCACCAAGTACATATTTATACTGATGGCGCTGCCAAAGGAAATCCCGGTCCCGGAGGCTATGGCGTGGTGATGGAATGGGTGGGCAGGCCCTACAGAAAAGAATTTTATGAAGGTTTTCGCCTGACCACTAACAACAGGATGGAACTTCTGGCGGTTATTGTAGGTTTGGAAAAACTCAAATTGCCAAATACCAAAGTATTGGTCATTTCCGATTCTAAATATGTAGTCGATTCCGTTACCAAAGGCTGGGTTTTTGGCTGGGAAAAGAAAGGCTATAAAGACAAAAAAAACCCGGATTTATGGAGACGCTTCCTGATTATTTACAGAAAACATCAGGTTGATTTTAAATGGATAAAAGGGCATAACAATCATCCGCAAAACGAACGTTGTGATCAGTTGGCGGTTATGGCATCGGGATTGCCGAATTTATCTGTGGATACTTTTTATGAGAGGGAAGAGAAGGGATTGCTGTGAGTTTAGGGCTATTTGTCCGACTTCTCACAATTG
This portion of the Flavobacterium lindanitolerans genome encodes:
- the rnhA gene encoding ribonuclease HI, whose amino-acid sequence is MSHQVHIYTDGAAKGNPGPGGYGVVMEWVGRPYRKEFYEGFRLTTNNRMELLAVIVGLEKLKLPNTKVLVISDSKYVVDSVTKGWVFGWEKKGYKDKKNPDLWRRFLIIYRKHQVDFKWIKGHNNHPQNERCDQLAVMASGLPNLSVDTFYEREEKGLL